AGAGAGACATTAGGGCGCCGGTGAAATAAGAGGTCAAAAAAAGGCAAAACATTTCTTAACTTAGATGTTTCAACTTTAGAAAAATCTCTAGTCTCAACTCTATTCAAGATAATTAATATGCATTATAAACATGAcagtacaattaaagcatgatgTAAACCTAAGACTACACGAACATCTCATGGAATAtaactacgtacggactctcgtcacctagtgcgtatgtAGCTCCCCATACAAGTAATTCACAACAAAATACACCTAGGGGGATGAGTTCCCTCTCACAAgattagacaagagacttacctcgttctTAAGCTCACTTCCATTCCACAAGTACGCTTTAAATCCTCAACTTGGTCCCAAACAacccaaaactagccaaatattatataaataagtCAATATATACGCAAAAGGTCATAATCTAACTATTggagtaattacccaacccaaattgaAAAATTCCTAAAACTCTCCCTCGGatccacgtgcccgaattccagAAATTTTCGAAGAACAATATTATCCATAACCTTACTAACTCAAATATATCATTTTTACTCAATTCCATAATCATTTCCGTGGTTAAATCCCTTTTTTTTTaatcaaaacctaggtttttcgaCTAAACCCACAATTTTCAtaattttacatgttaaaatttacccataatatatatatatttaacttaCATTGGATAAAGATTACTTACCTTCAATAGCAAGGTGAAAACCCCTCTCTAAGaagctccaaaatcacccaagAAGAGAAATAAATGAACCAAAAATGGCCTAaagctccaaaatcacccaagAAGAGAAATAAATGAACCAAAAATGGCCTAAATCCCGTcttaaatgaacctcactgcccagtgatttttattttttcggAGAAATAGCCGCTTCTGCGACTCTGCATCTGTGGAAAATGCATCGCATATGCGGCTCTCCCTCAGCTAGCCTACACCCGCATATGCGGAAAATGGGTCGCTTCTGCGAGCTCGCTCCTGTGGCGTACGAGCCTTACCTGCGACCTTGCCCGCCTCTACGGACCACTGACCGCTTCTGGGGTCGCACATCTTCGCCCCCATGTCCGCACATGCGGACTGAGACCACACAACACAAATGTGCACCTGCAACCAACAGGCtgcttctgcggtgccgcacctgcagCCAATCCTTCGCAGGTGCGAATGCACTAGAAGCCCTGCTGCTTCAACAACTTCTCCAAGTCCAAACTTGGTCTGTGCATAGTTCGATTCACACCCGAGACCCTCGGGGCCTCGTCCAAATACACCAATAAGTTTGGAAACATAAAACGGACTTTCTCGCACCCTCGGAATGCAGATAACAAAATTAAATCTAAGAATCACAACCCAAAACCAATagaatcaacttatgaacttcaagttcttccaaCTTACTCCAAACGCATCGAATCacacttaaactactcggaatgacaccaaattttgcgtgcaagtcttaaatcaccatacggaACTATTTCCaggctcgaaatcccaaacggacctcAATAACACTAAAACCTACtttaaaccaaatttaaagaactttaagaCCTTCAATGTGCCAACTTCCGCTATTGAGCACCGATATgctcctgggtcatccaaaacccgatctaaACAAACACCCAAGTCctaaattatcatacgaacctattataACTATCAAATCCCGGTTTCGAGGTTGTTTTCTCAAAATATTCACTCGAGTCAAACTTAGCCCTTTATAACCAATATTAAGGAACTAATtattccgatttcaacccgaacccctccaaacccgaactaaccatccccgcaagttataaaatagtaaaagcacatatgcagagtcttatttaggggaaccaggatctagtcgggtcgttacataacaTGTATTAGGAACATCTAAAATACTGTTAATACAAATATATTTGAATACACTGAATATAAAATAGTGAATACAGTAAATACAAAACATTGAATCTAATGAATGCAACagtaaaaaaaatattgaaacacACTAAATACAAAAGTTAAATACACTAGTGATATACAACTGAAAAATCATTCTAATTAATTGAGTTGACAATGAGGCATGTCagaattgattttgttgagttatattaggagtgtaTCACGCTAATTGATATTATTTCTGTTATTAGATAGCTGGACGTACCTATTTTAAGGTGATTGACGCTACtctattcatgaatacatggcacGAATACATACGAATACATGTGCATACATctggactgccctgattttaggcgcttttttgttgttgtattcatgaatacaacaacaCGAATACAACGAATACACTACCGTAATAACTGAAtagtagctataggaagtaattatgtatatAGTAACTATAAgaagttaatagccactaaacaatagtgaTTTTTGAAAATCATGAAGGCAAAACGAGTCAATTTGCCCCCTCTCCCCGCCCCCTGCGCGCGAGATATACATGAGGCCTAATCCAAATATGGTTTTGCAAAattatttcttctttctttataACTGTCATTCTTTAATTTTTGTAACAACTCCATTTTAATTTCTGTAACAACTACAGATTAATTTCTTCATCTGTAACTTTCCAACAACTTTGCCTACCAAAGACAACCTCCTCTTTTTCTAGGCAATTATTTTGTGCAAATTCTAAACTTCCAGCTACGAGTGCACGTGTTTGCTATGGAACTTTGGGGAGCGGCCGATCTTAACGATTTGCATCCAATCGGGTCGAAATCACGCAGTTGCCTTCCCACAATACAGCTTGTAGAAATTCCTAATTCCGCAGTAAATATTAAAATCTGGCAAATGTGTAATTTAGGCCAAAGCTTCTCTTGTTCGTTTATCTCGAAAACCCATTTCCAATGCGTCTTGTTAATttaaatgtactcaaatcattcTTCGTTCTTTCTTAGGGtgctaattttatttttatatttgggTTGAAAGGGTGCTATTTGGATTTCGCTTTAAAATAGACCATTGATTATGACCTGCCAATTTTCCTCTTTGCTTCCCTTGTTCCTCTGAGGAGGGTCCGCAAGAATGTAGTCTTTGGACGAAATTTGCTTACCATTTGCTTCTTTCTTCATCTCTGTCTACATTTACTATTTATCATCTCAATTATTTGATTTCTTCCTGAATTGAATAGCCACATGCACAAAGCCTATAAACTCTCGGTCTGTTTCAGCAGCCGAATTCATCGAACATTTCTCACTAAATCAGAACCAGTGTTAAGCAGTCCCGTCCCAACTCAAGAAAACATCACCCGTTTAATTTTAGAACAAAAATCTGCAACTGAAGCTCTTCAAGCCTTTAGATGGGCATCCGAGCTTCGCAATTTCACGCACAATCAGTCTACTTACAGAGCTTTAATCTACATGCTCTGCTATTTTCGTCGTTTTGATACTGCCCAGGAGATGCTCGATGAAATGCCTAGCTCAATTGGGTCAACCCCAGATGAGGATATCTTCATCACTATTATACATGGCCTTGGCCGCGCTCGAATGATTAAACAAGTCATTAAAGTTCCTGAATTGGTGTTTAAGTTTGAAAAGAAGCCAACTCTAAAGCTTTATAATTCaattcttgatgttcttgttaaGAAAGATATTGACATTGCTAGAGAATTCTATAGGATGAAAATGATGGGAAGTGGAATTCAGGGTGATGACTATACTTATGGGATTTTGATGAAAGGACTTTGCTTGACTAATAGGATTGGTGATGGGTTTAAGCTTCTTCAAGTGATGAAAACTCGTGGCATTAAGCCAAATACTGTGATTTATAATACACTTATACATGCACTCTGCAAGAATGGGAAGGTAGGGAGAGCTAGGAGTTTGATGAGAGAATTGGTTGAACCAAGTGATGTGACTTTTAACATTTTGATATCTGCATATTGTGGAGAGCGGAACTTAGTACAGGCTTTGGTGATGCTGGAAAAGAGCTTTAGTAAAGGGTATATTCCTGATGTAATTACGGTGACTAAAGTGGTGGAACTTCTTTGTAATGACGGACGTGCTTCAGAGGCAGTGGAGGTACTAGAAAGTGTTGAGCAAAGAGGAGGAATTGTTGATGTTGTTGCTTATAACACTTTGATTAATGGGTTTTGTAGATTAGGGAATGTGAAAGTTGGTTGTCGTCTTTTGAAGGAGATGGAGTTGAAAGGGTGCCTGCCAAATGCAGATACATATAATGGTTTGATATCTGGTCTCTGTGACTCCAAGATGTTGAATTTGGCACTTGACATGTTCAATGAAATGAAAAGGATTGGGATAAATTGGAATTTTGTCACGTACGATACTCTTATCCATGGATTGTGTTCGAGTGGGAGAGTGGAAGATGGATTGAAGATCTTGGAATTAATGGAGGATGATAAAGGGGCTTCAGCATTTCATATTGGTCCGTATAATGGTATTATGTATGGTCTTTACAAGGAAAACCGTTTGGAAGAAGCACTTGCATTTTTAAGGAAGATGGAAAATTTGTATCCACGAGCTGTGGATAGGAGCGTGAGAATACTTGGTTTTTGTCAAAATGGAAGCATTGATGAAGCAAGGAGGGTCTATGATCAGATGGTTGGGGAAGGTGTTATGCCAAGTGCTCTTATTTATGCAAACTTAATTAGTGGATTCTGCAGCAAAGGATGTGTAAGAGAAGCACTTGAGCTGATGAATGAGATGATTGGGCATGGTTATCTTCCTGTTGCATCAACTTTCAATGCTCTGATAAATCTGCTTTGCAGGCAGGGTAGAGTTGGAAAGGCATCAAAGTTGATGGAGGACATCATAGGTAGAGGCTGTTTGCTGGACTACGGGAGCTACAGTCCATTAATTAATGTTTTTTGCAGCAATGGAGATTTCCACAAAGCATTTATGTTCTTTTTGCAAATGGTAGAAAAGGGTATAGTTCCTGATTACCATTCATGGAATAAATTACTTCTGTGCCTTTGCCAACAAAAAAGTTGGCTTGAAGGAAATAACAAGATCTGCCGTTTAAGTAGCCAACTGCAGGCTATTATACAGACATGATCTTTTACTATGTATGGGCTGTCTGGCGTAGCGTTCATTGTGATCTTTTCAAAGCTTTGGTATTTTCTGTGAAAAATTGGTCAAACAAAATACACTTAAGTTGTCAAGATGGCAGCACTGGCCACTGTACAGATTATCTCCGCGTCTATAGACGTCTTTACAGACAAGATGATGTTAGAACCAAAATACTCTTAAGGATAAACACCATCATCTTATCCCTAGAATTACCTACCATCATCTTATTCCTAGAATTACCATATCAATCATCAAGAACAAAAACTAGATGCGGAAACGTACCTGAATCCATGAGACTAAGCATGTCTATTTTCAACCAGTACAATTGAGAAATAAGTCAGGGTAATAAATAAACTGAATACTTTAGTTCTACAGAATAACCTCAAGTATGCTCACACTGAAACCATAACCTGAATGTTAAACTGAAATCCACAATTGTGTATATATAAAGAACATTTAAGATGTTAAAAATTCCCACT
This genomic stretch from Nicotiana sylvestris chromosome 9, ASM39365v2, whole genome shotgun sequence harbors:
- the LOC104237264 gene encoding pentatricopeptide repeat-containing protein At2g17525, mitochondrial, with amino-acid sequence MHKAYKLSVCFSSRIHRTFLTKSEPVLSSPVPTQENITRLILEQKSATEALQAFRWASELRNFTHNQSTYRALIYMLCYFRRFDTAQEMLDEMPSSIGSTPDEDIFITIIHGLGRARMIKQVIKVPELVFKFEKKPTLKLYNSILDVLVKKDIDIAREFYRMKMMGSGIQGDDYTYGILMKGLCLTNRIGDGFKLLQVMKTRGIKPNTVIYNTLIHALCKNGKVGRARSLMRELVEPSDVTFNILISAYCGERNLVQALVMLEKSFSKGYIPDVITVTKVVELLCNDGRASEAVEVLESVEQRGGIVDVVAYNTLINGFCRLGNVKVGCRLLKEMELKGCLPNADTYNGLISGLCDSKMLNLALDMFNEMKRIGINWNFVTYDTLIHGLCSSGRVEDGLKILELMEDDKGASAFHIGPYNGIMYGLYKENRLEEALAFLRKMENLYPRAVDRSVRILGFCQNGSIDEARRVYDQMVGEGVMPSALIYANLISGFCSKGCVREALELMNEMIGHGYLPVASTFNALINLLCRQGRVGKASKLMEDIIGRGCLLDYGSYSPLINVFCSNGDFHKAFMFFLQMVEKGIVPDYHSWNKLLLCLCQQKSWLEGNNKICRLSSQLQAIIQT